The Phacochoerus africanus isolate WHEZ1 chromosome 3, ROS_Pafr_v1, whole genome shotgun sequence genome window below encodes:
- the BMP2 gene encoding bone morphogenetic protein 2 yields MVAGTRCLLALLLPQVLLGGAAGLIPELGRRKFAASTGLSSSQPSDDVLSEFELRLLSMFGLKQRPTPSRDAVVPPYMLDLYRRHSGQPGAPAPDHRLERAASLANTVRSFHHEESLEELPEMSGKTTRRFFFNLTSVPTEEFITSAELQVFREQTQEILDDNSSFHHRINIYEIIKPATANSKFPVTRLLDTRLVTPNASRWESFDVTPAVMRWTAQGVANHGFVVEVAHPEDSPEVSKRHVRISRSLHQDEHSWSQIRPLLVTFGHDGKGHPLHKREKRQAKHKQRKRLKSSCKRHPLYVDFSDVGWNDWIVAPPGYHAFYCHGECPFPLADHLNSTNHAIVQTLVNSVNSKIPKACCVPTELSAISMLYLDENEKVVLKNYQDMVVEGCGCR; encoded by the exons ATGGTGGCCGGGACCCGCTGTCTTCTAGCGTTGCTGCTTCCCCAGGTCCTCCTGGGCGGCGCGGCCGGCCTCATTCCCGAGCTGGGCCGGAGGAAGTTCGCGGCGTCTACTGGCCTCTCCTCTTCCCAGCCCTCGGACGACGTCCTCAGCGAGTTTGAGTTGCGGCTGCTCAGCATGTTCGGCCTGAAGCAGAGACCCACCCCAAGCAGGGACGCCGTGGTGCCCCCCTACATGCTGGACCTGTACCGCCGACATTCGGGTCAGCCAGGCGCGCCTGCCCCGGACCACCGGCTGGAGAGGGCAGCCAGCTTGGCCAACACCGTGCGCAGCTTCCACCACGAAG AATCTTTGGAAGAACTGCCAGAAATGAGTGGAAAAACAACCCGGCGCTTCTTCTTTAATTTAACTTCTGTCCCCACCGAGGAGTTTATCACCTCAGCAGAACTTCAGGTCTTTCGGGAACAGACACAGGAGATTTTGGATGACAATAGCAGTTTCCATCACCgaattaatatttatgaaatcatCAAACCTGCAACAGCCAACTCCAAGTTCCCCGTGACCAGACTTTTGGACACCAGGTTGGTGACTCCGAATGCCAGCAGGTGGGAGAGCTTCGATGTCACCCCCGCTGTGATGCGGTGGACTGCACAGGGGGTCGCCAACCACGGGTTCGTGGTGGAAGTGGCCCACCCGGAGGACAGCCCGGAGGTCTCCAAGAGGCATGTGCGGATTAGCAGGTCTTTGCACCAAGATGAGCACAGCTGGTCACAAATAAGACCCTTGCTAGTCACTTTTGGCCACGATGGGAAAGGACACCCTCTGCACAAAAGGGAAAAGCGTCAAGCAAAACACAAACAGCGCAAGCGCCTGAAATCCAGCTGTAAGAGACACCCTTTGTACGTGGACTTCAGTGATGTGGGCTGGAATGACTGGATCGTAGCCCCCCCGGGGTATCATGCCTTTTACTGCCACGGGGAGTGCCCTTTCCCCCTGGCTGATCACCTGAACTCCACGAATCACGCCATCGTCCAGACGTTGGTCAACTCTGTTAACTCTAAGATCCCAAAGGCGTGCTGTGTCCCAACAGAACTCAGTGCCATCTCCATGCTGTACCTTGACGAGAACGAAAAGGTGGTATTAAAGAACTACCAGGACATGGTTGTGGAGGGTTGTGGGTGTCGTtag